In Vicinamibacterales bacterium, the sequence TCTTCATCAGCAACGTGAAGACCTGTGAAGGAGAAGTGGTGCCGAGGGGCAGAAGTGAACTGCCGACATCACTATTTTCTGTCATGTGCTACAAAAGAATATGCTACTGGTACCTTAAAGCACACAAACCAGAAGCCTATCAAGCCAACTAAGCCCACAAGAATTCTTATTTCTGTGATTTGAACAGCAAAAAACACTGCGTAACTCACGAAAATAACTATCAGGGCCAGTGCCATGATCTTAGCCTTGAGAGGAATCCCTTTTCCTTCACGATAATCTTTCAGATATGGCCCGAAGGTTCTATTTGTAATCAGCCGATCGTAAAGTTTTTGAGAGGATCTAATAAAGCAAGCAGCAG encodes:
- a CDS encoding YbaN family protein — encoded protein: MEKDQDIHLAKIVANPLARILLISVGCLFVGLGAIGAIVPGLPTTVFLVLAAACFIRSSQKLYDRLITNRTFGPYLKDYREGKGIPLKAKIMALALIVIFVSYAVFFAVQITEIRILVGLVGLIGFWFVCFKVPVAYSFVAHDRK